The proteins below are encoded in one region of Metabacillus dongyingensis:
- the ligA gene encoding NAD-dependent DNA ligase LigA, producing MDMTAAKQRAETLHELLNKYNYEYHVLDKPTVADSEYDQLLHELIEIEESFPELKTPDSPTQRVGGNILEGFKKVQHKKPMLSLGNAFNEQDIRDFDRRVRQAVGDDVQYMVELKIDGLAVSLRYENGAFIQGATRGDGTTGEDITENLKTIRSIPLKLKKNLSIEVRGEAYMPKASFEKLNEIRIKLEEEPFANPRNAAAGSLRQLDPKIAAKRNLNIFVYSIADLGEETGAATQSAGLDALCELGFKTNTERRRCESIDEVITLIESFQEKRANLPYEIDGIVIKVDSIEQQEALGFTAKSPRWAIAYKFPAEEVMTKLLDIELTVGRTGVITPTALLEPVRVAGTTVKRASLHNEDLIREKDIRLGDYVVIKKAGDIIPEVVNVLLEHRTGDEEEFNMPTHCPECESELVRIEGEVALRCINPKCPAQIREGLIHFVSRNAMNIDGLGERVIAQLFKENLIKDVADLYKLTREQLLELERMGEKSVDNLLQAIENSKESSLERLLFGLGIRFIGAKAAKTLAQHFETMERLQTASRDEIIAVNEIGDKMADAVVTYFEQPEMNELISELKSCEVNMAYLGPKLVRAEESDSFFAGKTVVLTGKLEELSRNEAKDQIEALGGKVAGSVSKKTDLVVAGEDAGSKLSKAQELNIEIWDEKKLLEELKK from the coding sequence ATGGATATGACTGCAGCCAAACAACGCGCAGAAACTCTGCATGAATTATTAAATAAATACAACTATGAATATCACGTTCTTGATAAACCGACTGTGGCTGACTCTGAATATGATCAGCTTCTTCATGAATTAATCGAGATTGAAGAATCGTTTCCTGAATTGAAGACACCTGATTCCCCGACGCAGCGTGTCGGGGGCAATATCCTTGAAGGATTTAAAAAGGTGCAGCATAAGAAACCGATGCTAAGCCTTGGAAATGCCTTCAACGAGCAGGATATCAGAGATTTTGACCGCCGTGTGAGACAGGCAGTCGGCGATGATGTTCAGTATATGGTTGAACTGAAAATTGATGGACTTGCTGTGTCTCTCCGCTACGAAAACGGTGCATTCATACAAGGTGCAACCCGCGGCGACGGCACAACAGGCGAAGACATTACCGAAAACTTAAAAACAATCCGGTCCATTCCGCTTAAATTAAAGAAAAACCTTTCAATTGAAGTCCGCGGCGAAGCCTACATGCCAAAAGCATCTTTTGAAAAATTAAATGAAATAAGAATTAAGCTTGAAGAAGAGCCGTTTGCCAACCCTCGCAACGCGGCGGCTGGCTCTCTTCGCCAGCTTGACCCTAAAATTGCGGCGAAACGAAATCTGAATATTTTCGTCTATAGTATTGCAGACCTTGGTGAAGAAACAGGAGCGGCTACTCAAAGTGCCGGACTTGATGCTCTTTGTGAGCTTGGTTTTAAAACGAACACAGAGCGCCGCAGATGCGAATCAATTGACGAAGTGATTACTTTGATTGAATCATTTCAGGAAAAAAGAGCAAATCTGCCTTATGAAATTGACGGCATCGTGATAAAAGTTGATTCGATTGAGCAGCAGGAAGCGCTTGGTTTTACAGCTAAAAGTCCTCGCTGGGCCATTGCCTACAAGTTTCCTGCAGAAGAAGTGATGACGAAGCTGCTTGACATCGAATTAACAGTTGGACGCACTGGTGTCATCACTCCAACTGCCCTTTTGGAGCCTGTACGTGTAGCTGGTACAACGGTGAAACGCGCTTCGCTTCATAATGAAGATTTAATTCGTGAAAAAGACATTCGTCTAGGAGACTATGTCGTTATCAAAAAAGCTGGAGACATTATTCCCGAGGTTGTCAATGTCCTGCTTGAGCACCGCACAGGCGATGAGGAAGAGTTCAATATGCCGACCCACTGTCCTGAATGTGAAAGCGAGCTTGTCCGGATCGAAGGCGAGGTTGCGCTCAGATGCATCAATCCGAAGTGCCCGGCTCAGATTCGCGAGGGATTAATTCATTTTGTTTCAAGAAATGCGATGAACATTGATGGACTTGGCGAGCGTGTCATTGCGCAGCTTTTCAAAGAAAACCTGATTAAGGATGTTGCCGATCTTTACAAATTGACCCGTGAGCAGCTGCTTGAGCTTGAGCGGATGGGCGAGAAATCAGTGGACAACCTGCTTCAGGCGATCGAAAACTCAAAAGAAAGCTCACTTGAGAGATTGCTGTTCGGACTTGGCATCCGTTTCATCGGAGCGAAGGCGGCCAAGACACTTGCTCAGCATTTTGAGACAATGGAACGATTGCAAACAGCATCAAGAGATGAGATTATTGCGGTTAATGAAATTGGCGATAAGATGGCGGATGCCGTTGTGACGTATTTTGAACAGCCTGAGATGAATGAGCTGATTTCGGAGCTGAAATCATGCGAAGTCAATATGGCATACTTAGGACCGAAGCTTGTTAGAGCAGAGGAATCAGATTCCTTCTTTGCAGGCAAAACGGTTGTTTTGACTGGAAAACTAGAAGAGCTCTCCCGAAATGAAGCAAAAGACCAAATCGAAGCTCTTGGCGGCAAAGTAGCCGGAAGCGTCAGCAAAAAAACAGATTTAGTCGTTGCCGGGGAAGATGCAGGAAGCAAACTTTCAAAGGCTCAAGAGTTAAACATCGAAATTTGGGATGAGAAGAAACTGCTTGAGGAATTAAAAAAATAA
- a CDS encoding CamS family sex pheromone protein codes for MKKVMVMLLAGCLFLSACAPSFGDQEEIVRESEDKSTEKAIIPKYNISDSYYKMILPFKEGKARGLVAENINTRLDIDEFETGLMRVAQDEFSPDNHLYQEGQYLDEKTVREWLGRKLEGDKLKEAQDKAKANKETFKNEGLNPIASTEGDFIQQNEKSPIYLAHMLEHNYLVRKSENTVELGGVVIGLALNSVHYYREAVGEPQREYVIDPQKLEAEGKKMAEEVIKRVRSQKGLENVPVVIALYKQAPKSSIVPGSFIASTVVDGGSNQIGKWDSIDEEYVFFPSPQGTEDYREDANLFERFKQDIDEFFPNYTGVIGKAFYKGEEMQELKIDIPMQFYGKSEVIAFTQFVTGKVVDYFPDYVSVEVNINSTSGQEALIVRKPGQEKPTVHIYQ; via the coding sequence TTGAAAAAAGTAATGGTAATGCTGCTCGCAGGCTGTTTATTCCTTTCAGCCTGCGCACCCAGCTTTGGTGATCAAGAGGAAATCGTGAGGGAATCAGAAGATAAATCAACCGAAAAAGCGATCATTCCGAAATACAACATTTCAGATTCCTACTATAAAATGATCCTGCCTTTTAAAGAAGGAAAAGCAAGAGGGCTTGTCGCTGAAAACATCAATACCCGCTTAGACATCGACGAATTTGAAACGGGACTGATGAGAGTTGCGCAGGACGAATTTTCTCCTGACAATCATCTTTATCAGGAGGGACAGTATCTTGATGAGAAGACCGTTCGAGAATGGCTTGGCCGCAAACTTGAAGGGGACAAGTTGAAAGAAGCGCAAGATAAAGCAAAAGCGAATAAGGAAACCTTCAAAAATGAGGGTCTGAACCCAATTGCAAGCACTGAAGGCGACTTTATTCAGCAAAATGAAAAAAGCCCAATCTACTTAGCACACATGCTTGAACACAATTACTTAGTCCGTAAAAGCGAAAATACAGTTGAGCTGGGCGGAGTTGTTATTGGACTTGCTTTAAACTCGGTTCATTACTACCGTGAAGCGGTTGGTGAGCCGCAGCGTGAATATGTAATCGATCCGCAGAAGCTTGAAGCAGAGGGGAAAAAGATGGCTGAGGAAGTCATTAAACGCGTCCGAAGCCAAAAAGGCCTAGAAAATGTACCAGTTGTCATTGCATTATACAAGCAAGCACCGAAGTCATCCATTGTACCTGGAAGCTTTATCGCAAGCACAGTAGTAGACGGAGGCAGCAATCAAATCGGCAAATGGGACAGCATTGATGAGGAATACGTCTTTTTCCCATCGCCTCAAGGTACGGAAGACTATCGTGAGGATGCTAATCTTTTTGAACGATTCAAACAGGACATCGACGAATTTTTCCCTAACTACACAGGCGTTATCGGCAAAGCCTTTTACAAAGGGGAAGAAATGCAAGAATTGAAGATTGATATACCTATGCAATTCTACGGAAAATCAGAAGTCATTGCCTTTACCCAGTTCGTCACAGGTAAAGTGGTCGACTATTTCCCTGATTACGTTTCAGTTGAAGTAAACATCAATTCAACAAGCGGCCAAGAGGCGCTGATCGTGCGTAAACCAGGACAGGAAAAACCGACCGTTCATATTTATCAATAA
- the pruA gene encoding L-glutamate gamma-semialdehyde dehydrogenase translates to MMIPYKHEPFTDFSSEENKKAYLEGLKLVESYLGQDYNLVIGGECISTEDKIVSVNPSNKEEVIGRVSKANQELAEKAMQVADETFNTWRKVKPEIRADILFRAAAIIRRRKYEFSALLTKEAGKPWNEADADTAEAIDFIEYYARQMLKLKDGMPVESRPGEYNRYSYIPLGVGIIISPWNFPFAIMAGTTIAAIVTGNTVLLKPASTTPVVAAKFAEVMEQAGLPKGVLNFVPGSGSEVGDYLVDHPRTRFISFTGSRDVGTRIYERASKVNEGQIWLKRVIAEMGGKDTIVVDKDADLELAAQSIVKSAFGFSGQKCSACSRAVIVEDVYDQVLNRAIELTKELTVGDTADGSYFMGPVIDQAAFDKIMSYVEIGKEEGRLVAGGEGDSSKGFFIQPTIIADLDPKARLMQEEIFGPVVGFAKAKDFDHAIEIANNTDYGLTGAVLTNNRDHIEKAREDFHVGNLYFNRGCTGAIVGYQPFGGFNMSGTDSKGGGPDYLLLHLQAKTTSETL, encoded by the coding sequence ATCATGATACCGTACAAACATGAACCATTTACTGATTTTTCATCAGAAGAGAATAAGAAAGCCTATCTAGAAGGCTTGAAGCTTGTCGAGTCATATTTAGGACAGGATTATAACTTGGTTATTGGCGGAGAGTGCATTTCCACAGAGGATAAAATTGTTTCTGTGAATCCTTCAAATAAAGAAGAGGTGATTGGCCGCGTTTCGAAGGCAAACCAGGAGTTAGCCGAAAAAGCGATGCAAGTGGCAGATGAGACATTTAACACGTGGCGCAAAGTAAAGCCGGAAATTCGTGCTGACATTCTTTTCAGAGCAGCTGCGATCATTCGCCGCCGCAAGTATGAGTTTTCAGCGCTTTTAACGAAAGAAGCAGGCAAGCCTTGGAATGAAGCGGATGCTGATACTGCAGAAGCGATAGATTTCATTGAGTACTATGCCCGTCAAATGCTGAAATTAAAGGATGGCATGCCGGTTGAGAGCCGTCCTGGTGAATATAACCGTTACAGCTACATTCCTCTGGGTGTAGGGATTATTATTTCCCCGTGGAACTTCCCGTTTGCGATTATGGCAGGTACGACAATTGCCGCAATCGTAACAGGAAACACTGTGTTACTAAAACCGGCTTCAACTACTCCAGTTGTGGCGGCTAAGTTTGCAGAAGTTATGGAGCAAGCGGGACTTCCGAAAGGTGTTTTAAATTTCGTGCCTGGAAGCGGCTCTGAGGTTGGCGATTATTTAGTTGATCACCCACGCACCCGTTTTATCAGCTTCACGGGTTCACGTGATGTCGGAACTCGCATTTATGAACGTGCTTCTAAAGTGAATGAAGGGCAAATCTGGCTGAAGCGCGTGATTGCTGAAATGGGCGGCAAAGATACAATAGTCGTTGATAAAGACGCAGATTTAGAATTAGCTGCACAATCAATCGTGAAATCAGCATTTGGATTCTCTGGACAAAAATGCTCGGCTTGTTCACGAGCAGTTATCGTTGAGGATGTGTATGATCAGGTTCTAAATCGCGCAATCGAGTTAACAAAAGAATTGACAGTCGGTGATACAGCAGACGGATCTTATTTCATGGGTCCTGTCATCGACCAGGCTGCATTTGATAAAATTATGAGCTATGTCGAAATAGGCAAGGAAGAAGGAAGACTCGTTGCAGGCGGGGAAGGAGACAGCTCGAAAGGCTTCTTCATTCAGCCTACAATCATTGCGGATCTTGATCCGAAAGCACGCTTGATGCAGGAGGAAATCTTCGGGCCGGTTGTCGGCTTTGCGAAAGCAAAAGATTTTGACCATGCAATTGAAATTGCCAACAACACAGACTACGGTTTAACAGGGGCAGTCCTTACCAACAACCGCGATCACATTGAGAAGGCGCGCGAAGACTTCCATGTCGGAAATCTGTATTTCAATCGCGGATGCACAGGGGCAATCGTTGGATACCAGCCATTTGGCGGCTTCAACATGTCCGGTACTGATTCAAAAGGCGGCGGACCGGATTATTTATTGCTTCATCTACAGGCAAAAACAACATCAGAAACGCTTTAA
- the putP gene encoding sodium/proline symporter PutP, translating into MEIGTILSLGIYFVGMLLIGFYAFKKSTNDVSGYMLGGRGLGPAVTALSAGASDMSGWMLMGLPGAMYTTGLSSMWIAVGLSIGAYFNYILVAPRLRTYTEVANDSITIPDYFENRFKDTSRMLRFVSAIVIVIFFTLYTSAGLVSGGLLFESAFKTDYLFGMLLTAGVVMVYTLFGGFLAVSLTDFVQGIIMFLALVLVPIVAFMELGGVGPAFDVVREIDPTYMNIFKGTSVIGILGFLAWGLGYFGQPHIIVRFMAISSIKELKPARRIGMGWMIISIIGAMLTGFVGIAYINQTGASLADPETIFIKFSQVLFHPFITGFLLAAILAAIMSTISSQLLVTASALTEDFYKTFFKRNASDKELVLIGRLSVLLVAIVGVLLSLEPSDTILSLVGYAWAGFGSAFGPAVLLSLYWKRMTKWGALAGMVVGAVTVLIWVNVPALKEFMYEMIPGFFLSLLAVYVVSLITSRPSKSVQNTFTEMEEVLEKETK; encoded by the coding sequence GTGGAAATCGGAACAATTTTATCACTTGGAATTTATTTTGTCGGCATGCTTCTGATTGGTTTCTATGCCTTCAAAAAATCAACAAATGATGTATCTGGCTACATGCTGGGAGGACGCGGGCTTGGACCTGCAGTTACTGCTTTGTCAGCAGGTGCATCTGATATGAGCGGCTGGATGCTGATGGGGCTTCCTGGGGCGATGTATACAACCGGATTATCAAGTATGTGGATTGCAGTAGGTTTATCCATCGGGGCTTATTTTAATTATATTCTTGTAGCTCCTCGACTGCGTACCTATACAGAGGTAGCAAACGACTCCATTACGATCCCGGATTACTTCGAAAACCGCTTTAAAGACACGTCACGCATGCTACGTTTTGTTTCTGCAATCGTTATTGTTATATTCTTCACACTTTATACTTCTGCAGGATTAGTATCAGGAGGACTTTTGTTTGAGTCAGCCTTTAAAACGGATTACCTGTTTGGTATGCTTCTTACAGCCGGTGTTGTAATGGTATACACTCTTTTTGGCGGATTTCTTGCCGTCAGCTTAACCGATTTTGTACAGGGCATCATCATGTTCCTTGCGCTGGTCCTTGTACCGATTGTCGCATTTATGGAACTTGGAGGAGTGGGGCCTGCATTTGACGTTGTCCGTGAAATAGATCCGACGTACATGAATATTTTTAAAGGAACGTCTGTTATTGGCATCCTTGGGTTTTTAGCTTGGGGACTTGGATATTTTGGACAGCCTCACATTATCGTTCGTTTTATGGCGATTTCATCAATTAAGGAACTAAAGCCTGCACGAAGAATTGGCATGGGCTGGATGATTATCTCGATTATCGGTGCGATGCTGACAGGATTTGTCGGTATTGCCTATATTAATCAAACAGGGGCTTCACTTGCAGACCCTGAAACGATCTTCATCAAATTTTCCCAAGTACTTTTCCATCCGTTCATTACAGGATTTCTGCTTGCAGCAATCCTTGCAGCGATCATGAGTACCATTTCGTCACAGCTGCTTGTTACTGCGAGTGCTCTGACAGAGGACTTTTATAAAACGTTCTTTAAGCGAAATGCTTCGGATAAAGAGCTTGTTCTCATTGGAAGACTCTCCGTCCTGCTTGTTGCAATCGTAGGTGTGCTGCTATCCTTGGAACCAAGCGACACTATCCTTTCTCTAGTCGGATATGCGTGGGCCGGATTCGGTTCTGCATTTGGACCAGCAGTCCTTTTAAGCTTATACTGGAAACGAATGACTAAGTGGGGCGCGCTTGCCGGTATGGTAGTCGGTGCTGTTACCGTACTTATTTGGGTAAACGTCCCTGCATTGAAAGAATTTATGTACGAAATGATTCCTGGATTCTTCTTAAGTTTACTTGCGGTTTACGTTGTCAGCTTAATCACAAGCAGACCTTCTAAGAGTGTTCAGAATACATTTACTGAAATGGAAGAAGTTTTAGAGAAAGAAACAAAGTAA
- a CDS encoding Hsp20/alpha crystallin family protein: protein MDSNRKDPMKMINDFFVSRPKHTLLGSIDDYFKHSFAPRGFPVVTEESDAAFIVKAELPGIEKENIKLEILGEELIITVKSENEKKNGKQSILIPPSAVKRNLKANYRNGVLKVTIPKKPSTKIEID, encoded by the coding sequence ATGGATTCAAATCGAAAAGATCCAATGAAAATGATAAATGATTTTTTTGTCTCGCGCCCAAAGCATACCCTGCTCGGAAGCATCGATGACTATTTTAAACATTCATTTGCTCCAAGGGGATTTCCTGTTGTGACCGAAGAATCAGACGCAGCATTTATTGTGAAAGCGGAACTGCCGGGAATCGAAAAAGAGAATATAAAGCTTGAGATTCTGGGAGAAGAACTGATTATTACAGTAAAATCAGAGAATGAGAAGAAAAACGGCAAACAATCAATACTGATTCCCCCGTCAGCTGTAAAAAGAAATTTAAAAGCAAATTACAGAAACGGTGTGTTGAAGGTCACAATTCCAAAGAAGCCTTCAACTAAAATCGAGATTGATTGA
- a CDS encoding ABC transporter substrate-binding protein: MKKVMGLISLVLIIGMLSACSGGSSEKTSKEDKKLTAWAWNINVPVLEAAAERYKKDNPDFELEIVEIGREDVYSKLTTGLQAGGQGLPDIVLVEDDRIQGYAESYPKAFLDLSKYGFEEHKDKFPSSKTALLTVNDKVVGFPFDGGPTGVFYRTDIFEEAGVKAEDIQTWEQFVEAGKVIKEKTGKPMLGLDLNGDDGLYRMMMNQQGSLYFDDKGKLALTSEESMNAAKVIKKLKDEGLVKNTVGWDAWISAMVSGEVAAAPSGAWLSGSITGQGKDTSGKWGVIALPAFEEGGNRASNLGGSNYVIMESTDKKQEAYDFMEYFSTDEETQLEAMKGGLFPTLNTIYDEPIFTEEQEFFSGQPIWSTFTEQMESIPSVNYTGNYSLAMDESIKAQSESVSGKVSMEEAYEAAQKRLENRIK; encoded by the coding sequence ATGAAAAAGGTAATGGGTTTGATTAGTCTGGTTCTAATCATCGGCATGCTCTCTGCTTGTTCGGGAGGATCTTCTGAAAAGACAAGTAAAGAAGACAAAAAATTGACGGCCTGGGCTTGGAACATCAACGTTCCTGTACTTGAGGCAGCGGCCGAGCGCTATAAGAAAGATAATCCTGATTTTGAGCTTGAAATTGTAGAAATCGGGAGAGAAGATGTTTATTCGAAATTAACAACAGGCTTGCAGGCGGGCGGACAAGGTCTTCCTGACATCGTCCTTGTTGAAGATGACCGCATTCAGGGATATGCAGAATCTTATCCTAAAGCATTCTTAGATCTATCTAAGTACGGTTTTGAGGAGCATAAAGATAAATTTCCATCAAGTAAAACAGCCCTTTTAACTGTGAATGACAAAGTGGTAGGCTTCCCGTTTGACGGCGGACCGACAGGCGTCTTTTACCGCACAGATATTTTTGAAGAAGCTGGCGTAAAAGCAGAAGACATTCAAACATGGGAGCAATTTGTTGAAGCGGGAAAAGTCATTAAAGAAAAAACAGGCAAACCAATGCTTGGCCTTGATTTAAATGGTGACGACGGACTCTACCGCATGATGATGAATCAGCAGGGTTCCCTTTATTTTGATGATAAAGGAAAGCTTGCTTTAACGTCAGAAGAATCAATGAATGCTGCAAAAGTGATCAAGAAGCTTAAAGATGAAGGCTTAGTGAAAAATACAGTCGGCTGGGATGCATGGATCAGTGCCATGGTAAGCGGCGAGGTTGCAGCAGCACCATCCGGCGCATGGCTCTCAGGATCAATCACAGGACAAGGTAAAGATACATCAGGCAAGTGGGGCGTTATTGCTCTTCCGGCATTTGAAGAAGGCGGCAACCGTGCTTCTAACCTTGGAGGAAGCAACTACGTCATCATGGAATCTACGGACAAAAAACAAGAGGCATATGACTTCATGGAATACTTCTCAACAGATGAAGAAACACAGCTTGAAGCAATGAAAGGCGGCTTATTCCCGACACTTAACACGATTTATGATGAGCCGATCTTCACTGAAGAGCAGGAGTTCTTCTCTGGACAGCCGATCTGGAGCACGTTCACAGAGCAAATGGAGAGCATTCCATCTGTTAACTATACAGGCAACTATTCACTGGCAATGGATGAATCAATCAAAGCCCAGTCTGAATCAGTCAGCGGCAAAGTATCGATGGAAGAAGCATACGAAGCCGCGCAAAAACGATTAGAGAACAGAATTAAATAA
- a CDS encoding carbohydrate ABC transporter permease, which yields MSQTRLFPYMFIAPAVILFIVFTVYPIFSSLLLSFQTFEAGEYIFTGLDNYVTLFQDEIFHKALMNTFIIFIVQVPIMLTLALVLSSVLNSGLLRLKGFFRVSFFLPAVTSLVAYSILFSIMLQEEGIINTVIEFLGMEAIPWLSDSFWAKASIILAMTWRWTGYNMVIFLAALQNIPNDMYEAASLDGAGKIRQFFYITIPQLKPVILFAGTLSTIGTLQLFDEPFNLTKGGPADSTMTLGLYIYQNGFEFFQFGYASAIAYIVVVLVGILTFIQFKVAGDR from the coding sequence ATGAGTCAAACACGTTTATTTCCTTATATGTTTATCGCCCCTGCAGTTATACTCTTTATAGTTTTTACTGTCTATCCGATTTTTTCTTCTCTTTTATTAAGCTTTCAAACCTTTGAGGCAGGGGAATACATCTTTACTGGATTGGATAATTACGTCACGTTATTCCAGGATGAAATTTTCCATAAAGCCCTTATGAACACGTTTATTATCTTTATCGTTCAGGTTCCGATCATGCTGACTCTGGCTCTTGTGCTTTCAAGTGTGCTGAACAGCGGACTGCTGCGCTTAAAAGGATTTTTCAGAGTTTCATTTTTCCTTCCTGCAGTCACATCACTTGTGGCATACTCTATCCTTTTCTCGATCATGCTTCAGGAGGAAGGAATTATTAATACAGTTATTGAATTTTTAGGTATGGAAGCGATCCCGTGGCTGTCAGACAGCTTCTGGGCAAAAGCATCCATCATCCTTGCGATGACATGGAGATGGACGGGATATAACATGGTTATCTTTCTTGCGGCTCTTCAAAACATTCCAAACGATATGTACGAGGCTGCTTCTTTAGACGGTGCAGGAAAGATCAGACAGTTTTTCTACATTACCATTCCGCAGCTGAAGCCGGTTATTCTGTTTGCTGGAACATTATCAACTATCGGTACGCTGCAACTATTCGATGAGCCATTCAACTTAACAAAAGGCGGACCGGCTGATTCCACGATGACACTTGGCTTGTACATCTACCAAAACGGATTCGAATTCTTCCAGTTCGGCTACGCATCAGCCATTGCATACATTGTTGTGGTATTAGTAGGCATCCTAACGTTCATTCAATTCAAAGTGGCAGGTGATAGATAA
- a CDS encoding carbohydrate ABC transporter permease produces the protein MYSLLMLFLIISIFPFYWMFIGATNDSGKMFTNPPTLTPGDQLMTNFQNLNASINIPQVMFNSLFVSLLYVVAALAVCSLAAYALAKFEFKGRNFIFTAFLLSMMIPYQATLIPLFRMMSELNLLNTYFAVIAPQLCYPFAIFLLRQNFLAFPTELIEAARLDGAGELKIFFKVVAPSMRPALAAASIFLFMTQWNSFMWPLVVLNDASMYTFPVALSSLMGLSYIDYGQVMMGVSIATIPIIIFFLVLQKQFISGMLGSAVK, from the coding sequence ATGTACAGTTTATTAATGCTTTTCCTGATCATCTCGATTTTCCCGTTTTACTGGATGTTCATCGGCGCTACAAATGATTCTGGAAAGATGTTTACAAATCCGCCGACACTGACGCCTGGCGATCAGCTGATGACGAATTTCCAAAACCTGAATGCATCGATTAATATCCCGCAGGTTATGTTTAACTCGCTGTTTGTATCCCTTCTATATGTAGTCGCAGCGCTCGCAGTATGTTCGCTAGCTGCATATGCTCTTGCAAAATTTGAATTCAAAGGAAGAAACTTTATCTTTACGGCGTTTTTGCTGTCCATGATGATTCCATATCAGGCAACACTGATTCCGCTTTTCCGCATGATGTCTGAGCTGAATTTGCTGAATACGTACTTTGCGGTTATTGCTCCGCAGCTATGCTATCCATTTGCCATTTTCTTGTTAAGACAGAACTTCCTGGCATTCCCGACAGAGCTGATTGAAGCAGCACGACTTGACGGAGCAGGGGAACTGAAAATCTTCTTTAAAGTAGTAGCGCCATCTATGCGGCCTGCACTCGCCGCAGCATCGATTTTCCTGTTCATGACACAGTGGAACAGCTTTATGTGGCCGCTTGTAGTGTTGAACGATGCAAGTATGTACACGTTCCCAGTTGCTCTTTCAAGCTTAATGGGTCTTTCATACATTGATTACGGTCAAGTCATGATGGGTGTTTCCATCGCAACCATTCCAATCATAATCTTCTTCTTAGTACTGCAGAAGCAATTTATCTCAGGCATGCTCGGAAGTGCCGTGAAATAG